The DNA sequence GCTAAGCTCACCAGTTCGTAACCGGTAGCTGAATCATCAAAATGCTACACAACGGGTTTCAGTTTGCGTTTTGATTGACGGGACGGAACATCAGCTACTGAGAAAaggctgttttcgaagtttccgAAATGAGGTTTTGAATAATCTGATTGGACTGATTACTCATCACTCGCTGAAATTGGTGCTGCAGTTCCGACTAAAGTCGTCTCCTCATAGGACGCATTGTTTTTAGACAGAGTAACTGCCATGGATGCTGGATCAGATGTTCTCTAGGTAGTTTTAAACTGGAAGAGTTTGGCGAACTTCTCGATCATATTCAAGAAGGACATCTACCGCCAGGTCTTCCACAACACTAACATCTTTTACCTGAGTAATAGTAGAACCATCGTGAGAAGTGAGCTCGATTTCTGCACATGCAGTCAGGACTTGATACTTGTCATCAAACGCACAGTCGAAACGATATCTACCCTTGAGAGCACGGGCTTTTGTTGGAAGTAGATCAGCTCGAATCAATGCTAACGTTGCTGCTGAAATCAGTGATGGTTTCGACAGGATAACTTTCAGTCTACCTCTGACTTTACGGTTTTCATTACTATGAGGACTTGGCTTCTCCGGACTTTGGGCTAGACCACTGAATCCTTTTGCCAGCTCAGATTTGCGGTTGTGTGTCTACTCCTGGCGTGCAATTTTGCTGTTCGAATCTGGTGTTTTTCCTTTTACTCCAGACTTCTTCGGGCAATAAGCAATGCAATGACCCTTCTTATGACAGCAAAGCACCCAGTTGACGAAAGTCCTTTCCTTGATCGTGTGCTTGTGCTGCGAGGCTTGTCTTCAGTTCtgttatttaataaattttcagaTGGAAACTGCTTTGGCTTCTTCTTACCCTTGTCATCTTTGGCCAATGACTTCCTCGAAAGAAAGTACTCGTCCGCAGCTTTTATTGCTGATTTATGGTTTGTTGGCTTTTGCTGGACCACAAACATCTTCAGAAATTTGTTGTTGTTACAGTTGTAGAAGTGCTCAAGTGCTATGAACTCCAACATGTTGACCAGTAATATTCTCATCTGTGGGAAGTTTTTAATGCTCGCTAGACCTGTCGAGATTTTGCGCCATTTTTCGCGATATTTCACAAGAGAGGATGACAGCTCCTTGAAGCTCTTGTTGAACTGTTTTCGCTTCTGTCGATACTACTCCTTGCTTACTTGAAACTTTGctaaaattgcttttttgacCTTCTCGTAATTCCTGACTTCATTCTGACTAATCGTATGAATTTCTTCGTGTGCCTTAAGTGTGATGAGAGATAAAATTTTGGAACCCAAACAGACTTATCATACCTATACAAACGATGTTGTGGTCAAATCATGTTGTGGTACACACTGTAGGATTCTCTTATCTGCGGAATCTGGACATTCCTTGAGTTGAAATGGGATTCTCCCGCAACTCTAATTCTTGCATTCTCAGTGCGATCTCTTCTTTCCGCTGACTTTCCTTCCTGATGATGTCCTCCTGTCGTCATCTTTCTTGTGTAGTAGCTTGCTGAGTTAATATCAGCTAAAACATGCTAAGCATCATATCCTTTTGATCTGAATTTGTATTGTTAGGAACGTGATTCATCAGAGGATAAGACTCAGAGTGAAAAGGCTGCTGAACTCAAGGATTCTGTTGCTCTGAGAATCTGTCTTGGACAGATTCTCAATTTGCAGGCTTTCTGTCGTCCGCAATAAGGGGGGTTGACctgaaggtgaaactttcacGATGGCCAAGTTCAGAACCAACATAGCTAAACATGCAGAGCCACGGGAAGGTGATGGTAAAACTGGTTAACCAAAAAATTCAGTAGGACTTGACTCTCCTTGTGATACACGGGGAGTATTAATATGTAAGGATTCGGATGAATCAAAAGTCTCTGTTTTGAGAGGATCATGGAGAAGAAAAAGATTTTCGTTATCGGAAACGGCCACAGCGGATATACTATCAGAATGCGAAGAAAGGGTGCAAAAAGGCAAATTGGGTTCCTCATAGGTTAACTTTCGACGAGTTGGGATGTAGACGGAGTGACATCCGTCGTTAAGCACTCTGGAATCCACCCTATATGGCTTACAGGCGATAGTTGGGACGCGAATCGATCGGAAACGGTAATCAGAACGACGATTAATTGGCAATTTTTTTGGTGAACCTGATGACATGCGAGTAAATAAACGAACCGTACGCGTTACACCGTATCAAAATAACGAACGGATCCAAAATTTCAATAACTACCAACAACAACTTCAAAATTCaagaaaagaatagaaaaattttgtaaaagaaagaaaaaactcaacTCAACTCCAAAAACATAGTACAAAGGGTCTTTTTGTCGGAATTTACACGCAATTTCACCAACTGTCTTTAAACACCAACTTAAATCCAGGATATCTTTTCTCTGGTAtcccaaaaaattcaataattacCGGCAAATAACttcaaaattcaggaaaaagaaagaagaaacaaatttcAGAAAAGAGACAGAGAAAATTTCTCTGCTTTCCAATTCCACAGTTTAAAgtgctttttttccaaaatttcctcGAACGTTCACCATCTGTGTTTAAACAGTACTCTGTCTTTAAACAGCACTTTAAATCCGCGATATCTTTTCCCCGGTAgtccaaaaattttattaacaCCTTTAAAATCAGGGCAAAACGCGGTTATAAAAGACTGGTAAATTTAAAGCGCTTTATCACAGACGGCAGTTCACGGCAGACGGGCAGACGGCAGACGGGCAGACGGCAGACGGAAAGGGATATTTAATGTGCCGACTGTTTTCCAAAAATGGAGTAGTTTTTCACAGAAAGTTAAATTAGTCTACTTGCTACAGCCTTCAAAAAACTTCTGGGGGGATCACTTCAGCTTCGGCAGGATAGGTTCGGCTTATTAGTTTAGAGTTTAAGACTACGGCTACTATGATATCGTTCATTGATAATATCAGACGTGATTATAAAACAGTGGTAAAGTTAACTTGCTTTATCACACAGTTGGAAAGGCGGCAATTCAAAATCACTATGAACTGAGCGGGATATTTAGTGTTTCCGTGccgaataaattttcaaaaaacagaacagataGTTGGAAATAAACAGGGTTTTTCTCAGAAGGTCAATTTGTTCTACTTGCCACCGACTTCAACAAAATTCTGGGGATATCACTTCAGCTACGGCAAGATAGGTTCGGCTGACTTGGCAGGCGTTTACCCCTACTAGGATAGGCTCGACTGATAAGTTGGGCCCACTGTTATAAAAATGGTTCTTGACTCTTTATCTCTCACATTAAAGGAAGCTAAAGGATCAGCTTGACAATTGTTAATTtgatagtcaaacagttcgtggtaatgaagtcaaacagatcgtggtaacgaactgtagtaaggagtgacccggctcaatagtaaacgaaactctaaaaaacggaactttgattccaatagttgcatcaaaagaatcgaatttttatgctgattttaaatatataagtttcatcaaattttagtcttactcatcaaaagttacgagcctgagaaaatttgccttattttggaaaataggaggaaacacccccaaaaaagtcagagaatcttaacgaaaatcacatcatcgcattcagcgtaccagagaaccctactgtagaattttcaagctcctatctgcaaaatgtggaatttcgtgctttttgccagaagaccgatcacgggtgcgtgtttatttggtttttttttgttgtttttttgttttccccaggggtgatcgtattgacccagtggtcatagaatgtcgtgagagggctcattctaccggaaattaaaagttctagtgccctttttaagtgactaaaaaatttggagggcacctaggccccctcccacactcatttttttccaaagtcaatggatcaaaattttgagatagcaattttgttcaacatagtcgaaaaacctaataattatgtctttgaggacgacttactccctgcaagttacaaactttgaccagtgtttacacatagtaatggttattgggaagcgtagaGACGTTttctggaggatttttttttgtggtggaGGGGGGGTCGAGGAGAAcgggttacttgggaggatcttttcatggaggaattggTCATGGGGGAGGAGAACGTACTCGAAGGGgcgcaggatattctagcattacttaaaacaaaaaaaaaacaatgaaaaaataaatatgaagaagttttttcaactgaaagtaaggagcagcattaaaacttaaaacacacagaaattattgcgcatactCCCTctaaatacctcattctttgcgctaaagtattttttagtaatttcagctatttattctacggcctttgtgattcaggggtcattcttaaagaattgggagaaaatctaagctttagtgtaaagggcgaggtattaacgaggggtcaaacctcctcatatacgtaataaaatgtaagaatatagaatttcgttacgtaagttaattcgtaagttacgtatatcttttacgaataaaaacgtctgtaaaaaatcaaaagttctagttgcccttttaagtaataaaaaattggagggcaactaggcctcctccctcgctccttttttctcaaaatattccgattaaaactatgagaaagccatttagccgaaaaaaaaataatatgcaaatttttttttaattatttatgtgcagagaaccaaaatcaaaacatatattaattctaaaacgttcaggaattaaataataagacaagttttttactgtttaaagtaaagttttttactgttttaaaaagtagagttgagagaaaaagtcaaactctagcgttaagagcgggacgttgaggaggaaacagcccccttcatatacgtagtaatttctgttcgttttaatgtcactccttactttcagttacaaaaaaactttgtttttttatttgatctcaAAACAGCAGGAAAAAAAAGACGTAAAAATCCcgttaattcgtaaattttcagtttcatgctgtaattaaatttttcagttttttaattttttcattttcaaattttcagtttcaggCCAATATTGACCAGCGAAAGTTCGACGCTGAATTAATTCATATAATACTAGCGGGAATTAATTACGAATTAATTCATACTGCATTgatcaattcaaaataaaacactcAAGACGGTGCTGGAATAATGGGGAATGATAAGacaaataaatgttaaaatgGACACATTTATAGCAGGTCCCTTCTTCAAAACAGGATAATCTTATTAAGAAGAATACTTTCTTGTcaaagagaggaaaaaaaatcttgaattgttACAGACATCGAAagtatttcagaattttgaaaaacagaaaaaatactttttaattattaagaaaagcttaaatctttttttccaagataaAAGTTTTGGTGAGCCATAATCAAATGAACAATTTGTGTCGTACACTATTAAGAAGTTAGCTTGGCCAGGCACGCCCGCTGAGGATGGGTCTTATAGGCCGCACTACCCGAGATATCGTGATTCTATGTAGTTTTACCAAAATGTGCTGTATCTGGCCTCTGTTGTTGTTTTAGACGGATTTAACCCCCCCCCGTTTACTTGTGGAAACACCTAAGTAATTCCCAGCACGTGTGCCTTATTTGAATTCCAAATATAGCTTATTGTGGCTCTGTTAAATTATTTTGACGTAAAATACTTATTAATCACTCATTCGTAATAACAAACTCAGGAGGGGACCAGATTTGAAACCTACAACGATAAATACTGTTTGTTTTACTGTGTTTACACTAAGGAGTTTAAGAGTTAATATTATTTGTTAACATTACACTAATTTAAAGTTTACGTTGTGTTGTCTTAACAAAATAATACCTTACTGCTTGCTCAGTTCTTCCTTATTTTTGCTTCTTCCATTCATCTCTATTCCCCTTCTTcaattcttctttatttaagaTGTAATGTGAAATAATGGTAATTTCACGCTACGCCGTTGAACCTGTCGCTCTAGCATAACTTAAGACTTTATGCCACATTACATGATTGCACGCAGGAAATTTTGTCGGTAGTGTAGGCAGTTCCATATAAACTCAAGCTCCACaaagaattttaccttaaatgGAATTATGTTAAGTTATTGAGAAGTCGGCATAGTAGTAACGAAATGGAGTTTCTGGGTTAGTAATTAGTACATTTTGAaagtaaatcaataaaattttctaaaaagccTTTCACTCTTGATGAGAGCTGGTTTATATCCATTccacattttaatgtttgaaTAATTTGCTTATGATGATTATGATGCTTATAGCAAGTGATTATGATAGTAATATGGATTTTCACGATTCAACGTAGCGTCAAAGGACTTGTTGAATCGTGAAAGGTTGTACTTTATTTTACATAACTTCCCCACTTAGCATGGAAAATTATTACGTCCGTAGTTTGGAAGTTGCTTAAAGATTCATGATTTTTCCTAATGTTGTTTTATTCGTGACAAGATCTAGTATATTGTTTTTGCCGTCGTTATGCAAAGATCCTATATATTGAGACTTTTAAACGATTAGCCCTGGAGGGGAGTCCCAAAAAGTACATAGTTGGGTTACAGTATCTCAGGGGAAAAGGCTCTTTGGACCGATCTTGGGAGGATTTTACCCTACCCCACATTTGCAGATGGAGTTACTGTTATCattaatatttatcttttagGATCCTTTGGTTACTTACGCCACAGTTTGCGAGAGAGGTCCTAAAATTGACACTTCGTCTGCATCTGCATTTGTTGCTTCCGTGAGACTATTGGAAAATGACGATTCAACCGAAAACGGCTTTCAAGTGCAAGGTGAAAAAGCCACAGATGTGCCTGCGGATGAAAACGGCAAGATATTTCTCGAAAGAGAAAATTTTCCGGCAGTTGACCTCACTGCCAACTGCTCAACTGTGGAGAATTTTAAACAAGGCTGTGTAGAACTTAAAGCTTCCTCTTCATCTGTTGTGAATGCTGTCACTTCTGCAGGACATACACAAAAGTTTCAGAAACACAAGCCTACCCATATTGAAGCTACTACAATTAACGGAAAAGGTAGAAACTTTGGACCTCCGGTAGTTTCAGAAGGGTATAAAACGCTAAAGGcggaaaaaaatgacaatagGCTGTATGAGAATATTGTAGAAAAAGATAAATGTCAGAATGAAAAAATCTATGAAAATGTAATTAGTTCTTCTTGGCCCACAGAAAAACAGATCCTTTCTATATTGGAGAAACTGCAATTGTCTGTTTACTGGAAATACAAGTTGTCTcttgaaaaagtaaaagagtTCAGCATGTTCAAACCATCTGGTGCAAACGGATCTGGTGAAATCGTATTCAAGTTCTTCCACAAACTGTTTCACAACTTTGCAGATGCAAGAAACGAGTTTATgcttgaaaaatcaaatatggAACACAACTCGATGGACCTCATTTATTGCATCCTCCTAATAGCCGATGATTTTTTAAGGCAAGAAATTGTTTCTCGCATGGCAGTTCTACAATATTCAGTACCATTTTGCATTAAAGATCCATCTGgaagatattttttattaaattggtCCTTATTGAATATTTCAAAACGTTGGAAAACACTAAACGGCAAATCTTTTATTGAGAGTGATGTCCACACAGGGGGTTTTGTTTATTGCTCCTTTATCAGGATTGGAGATTTGTCATACTCAAAGTCAAAggctataaataaattgtttccaaaaggaaatgagccttttcaAAGCTATGAAGAAGACGATGTTTCCCGAAGTTTTACAAGCGGCTCCTTGGAGATATCTTGGCTACTTCCAGTGAGGGATGAAAAATTTGAACCATTAGCCATTGTTAATATGCGTGGAGACGCTAAGAAGAACCAAGATTTAGCACAATACGCTGCGAAACATTCtaatattttatgtatatttgttGGTGACACTACAGTAGAAATTCAGCAACTTCTATTACGGTTGGTTAGAAACCACTCTAGGGTAGTTGTTATTTCAGATAAGCGGGTAAATGCTGACACAATGATCAAAACACTACCCACGAAGACTAAATTTGAATATATCAAAGACACTGAGTCTCGTATTGTCCAAAAGTTAAAGCAGTTGGTGTTGGTCAATGAAAACCGGAAGAAAAGTAGCTTTTCAGAATGGGAAAAAGATGCCAAAAGCATGAATTTTCTACTAGAAGACGCGAACGAACATATGCAAGCTGCCAGAAAAGCTGCTGAGAAATTAGCTTCAGAAGTAGTGAAATCTAAACTGTCAAGTCTTCCTATTGCTGGCAGTCTTTGGAAGGAGTATAATGAAATTCATAAGAAACAGAAGCGTATAACTGATAAACCGAGtgaaatttcagttaaaaaatactctgaaatactagaagctaaaaagaaaactatcagAACACGACAATCAACCTTAACACCATCTGCATTTTTCGATGTTTTTGCTAAGAATTTGATAGTTTTTAAGGAAGAAAGAAGGTATTTTCTATTCTGGTTGTCCCATCATCTTGAGAGATTTTCTAGACATAAGGAAAATGGTGGAGATATTGGTGTGGAACACATGATGAGAGAACTCTTTCAGGTGTATATACTGCATACCTTGAACGATTCTCCTTCTAAGAAATCTACTTTAGCCATGATTCTAAATGGATGTGGTGAAAACATTAATAAATCCTTACAAGTCACAATGACAGACATCCTTTTCACTGGGCAACCAATTGAACTTTTCGACGGAGATGCTCAGGGGATCCCAGAcctattttttgctgatttaatGCAAGCCTTGGAAAGTCGAATGGGGAAGAGAAACCGCATTGGAGTGATAAGTGTTCTTGGCGTTCAAAGTAGCGGAAAATCTACATTACTGAATGCAATGTTTGGTTGTAAATTTACTGTTTCATCAGGTCGTTGCACCAAGGGTGTCAACCTGCAGTTGATTTCCGTACAAAAACAATACGCTGCGAAGTTCAACATCgactatatttttgttttagacaCTGAAGGTTTGAAGTCTCCTGAACGGCAAGACTTGATGGGAAATAATGAGCATGATTCTGAACTCGCTACGTTTGTTGTAGGACTGAGCGATGTTGTTGTTCTCAATGTTGCGTCTGAAAGCATGGATGCACTTAAAGACATTATACAAATTACAATTCATGCCTTTCTCCGAATGAAGAATGTCAGCTATGAGAAAACAAAATGCCTTTTTGTTCACCAAAACACGGGTGATCCATCGAATCACcaaaaactttcaaatgaaagaaaacttTTCGAAAAAACTCTCAAAGAGTTAACAGAAATCGCTGCAAAATCCGAGATTGGAACCACTGAAGTTagtttcaaagatattttagaTTATGATGAAGAAACTAGCCATGAATATTTTCCTTGTCTGTATGATGGCACACCGCCTATGGCAGCGATTAATCTAGGATATGCTGAAAAGGTGACGAATGTAAAGGAATcaattcttttgtctttgagTAAGGTTCAAGTACAAACACCGTCAAGCTTCTGTAAAAGAGTTCTTCAAATCTGGGAGGCAGTGTTGTCAGAAGACTTTCTATACAGCTTCAAAAATTCAATGATTGCTTTTAAAAGGGATGCTTTGGATGTAAAGTTTGCGGAACTTGAGTGGCAATTTCGGCAGGAATTAAAGAAGCACGTGGAACAGTTCCAAACGGAAATGTCAAATAATGCTGAACTCCCTTCATTGCATTTTTACAAGCAAAGACTTGAAGAATTGTTTGAAGAGATTCCTGATAAAATGCTCCAGCATATTGAGGAGTATCTCAAAGACGACCCAATTTCGAAACGGCTATTTTTCGAAGAAATACGATCTTCAGTGAATCATCTTATGATAAAAGCAAAAACTGAACTACTAGAATTGCTAAAGAGTTTTGTAGAAAGGGAAAGGAGTAAACGCGAAGTTGATTCAAAGGAAGTGGGCTTGGAAACGTATTTTCAAGAGCAAATCACCTTGCTTGTAGAACAGTTTAGATCCCAAGGTAAAAGTCTAGACAATAACGAAGCAAATAGAGAGTTTGATAAGCTGTGGGATTGTCTCTTAGATGACATTCAGGACTACTCGTTAAAAATGATAGAGAGAGTCCAATTTGAGTGGCAAGTGCGAGAATTTCTTATGCACAACtataaaagaagagaaacaaATTGTTTAAAGTCGGAATTAAAAAAACACGAGTCACTTGCTGATTTTACTCAATACCAGATCGATATATCTTCTCTCTTT is a window from the Artemia franciscana chromosome 17, ASM3288406v1, whole genome shotgun sequence genome containing:
- the LOC136037729 gene encoding interferon-induced very large GTPase 1-like; translated protein: MDENEETREKSNDVSGTMISGEEKTRPVMVMKDPLVTYATVCERGPKIDTSSASAFVASVRLLENDDSTENGFQVQGEKATDVPADENGKIFLERENFPAVDLTANCSTVENFKQGCVELKASSSSVVNAVTSAGHTQKFQKHKPTHIEATTINGKGRNFGPPVVSEGYKTLKAEKNDNRLYENIVEKDKCQNEKIYENVISSSWPTEKQILSILEKLQLSVYWKYKLSLEKVKEFSMFKPSGANGSGEIVFKFFHKLFHNFADARNEFMLEKSNMEHNSMDLIYCILLIADDFLRQEIVSRMAVLQYSVPFCIKDPSGRYFLLNWSLLNISKRWKTLNGKSFIESDVHTGGFVYCSFIRIGDLSYSKSKAINKLFPKGNEPFQSYEEDDVSRSFTSGSLEISWLLPVRDEKFEPLAIVNMRGDAKKNQDLAQYAAKHSNILCIFVGDTTVEIQQLLLRLVRNHSRVVVISDKRVNADTMIKTLPTKTKFEYIKDTESRIVQKLKQLVLVNENRKKSSFSEWEKDAKSMNFLLEDANEHMQAARKAAEKLASEVVKSKLSSLPIAGSLWKEYNEIHKKQKRITDKPSEISVKKYSEILEAKKKTIRTRQSTLTPSAFFDVFAKNLIVFKEERRYFLFWLSHHLERFSRHKENGGDIGVEHMMRELFQVYILHTLNDSPSKKSTLAMILNGCGENINKSLQVTMTDILFTGQPIELFDGDAQGIPDLFFADLMQALESRMGKRNRIGVISVLGVQSSGKSTLLNAMFGCKFTVSSGRCTKGVNLQLISVQKQYAAKFNIDYIFVLDTEGLKSPERQDLMGNNEHDSELATFVVGLSDVVVLNVASESMDALKDIIQITIHAFLRMKNVSYEKTKCLFVHQNTGDPSNHQKLSNERKLFEKTLKELTEIAAKSEIGTTEVSFKDILDYDEETSHEYFPCLYDGTPPMAAINLGYAEKVTNVKESILLSLSKVQVQTPSSFCKRVLQIWEAVLSEDFLYSFKNSMIAFKRDALDVKFAELEWQFRQELKKHVEQFQTEMSNNAELPSLHFYKQRLEELFEEIPDKMLQHIEEYLKDDPISKRLFFEEIRSSVNHLMIKAKTELLELLKSFVERERSKREVDSKEVGLETYFQEQITLLVEQFRSQGKSLDNNEANREFDKLWDCLLDDIQDYSLKMIERVQFEWQVREFLMHNYKRRETNCLKSELKKHESLADFTQYQIDISSLFDQGWFSRLFRGKPKATAEYFEFTKRQIDDLVTSFRTDMERAFGHKDLDFEFWPIIMMQLFNALAEKFDNPAYQNFNDKIRARVTVHIFGTFVLVLENFRNMFLENHDPVRKICRKKEYFKKHFLGLCASRSLASTAAGKFIEDCYIPGITETIGIIIDRVLAAEFKNANKEFTNRKTCEIALLRDTQNAGDFHLYLKLIHQYRKLLDDWLHFKMTDYFNKPCDCDPCRRSSRNKFCHVVFDRTDNLNQSIWAVLDDVLSDSKSDITIGQVLQKISDSSKQNVILKLEKMTPYLNLVSGYEFAEILAKEMEKFQADRFAEKNNWIDRSVRYLIESLIGCGNCCPFCGAPCSLSSSQHDEHSTHFHRPQVIVGYSFEGSNDAMIENCPAYVAKGTSFQNQDTQWQFVSYKDYKTIYPNWNIPPNLTIESGIFWKWVLVNRACDFELYYGFNSDSIPSDWRDITWESVETEFESQLQTAGDEEDV